A stretch of the Neofelis nebulosa isolate mNeoNeb1 chromosome 1, mNeoNeb1.pri, whole genome shotgun sequence genome encodes the following:
- the LOC131487633 gene encoding high mobility group protein B1, with amino-acid sequence MGKGDPKKPRGKMSSYAFFVQTCREEHKKKHPDASVNFSEFSKKCSERWKTMSAKEKGKFEDMAKADKARYEREMKTYIPPKGETKKKFKDPNAPKRPPSAFFLFCSEYRPKIKGEHPGLSIGDVAKKLGEMWNNTAADDKQPYEKKAAKLKEKYEKDIAAYRAKGKPDAAKKGVVKAEKSKKKKEEEEDEEDEEDEEEEEDEEDEEEEEDDDDE; translated from the exons atggGCAAAGGAGATCCTAAGAAGCCGAGAGGCAAAATGTCATCATATGCATTCTTTGTGCAAACTTGCCGAGAGGAGCACAAGAAGAAGCACCCAGATGCTTCAGTCAACTTCTCAGAGTTTTCTAAGAAGTGCTCAGAGAGGTGGAAG ACCATGTCtgctaaagagaaaggaaagtttgAAGACATGGCAAAGGCGGACAAGGCCCgttatgaaagagaaatgaaaacttatatccCCCCTaaaggggaaacaaaaaagaagttcAAGGATCCCAATGCACCCAAGAGGCCTCCTTCggcctttttcttgttttgttctgaGTATCGCCCAAAAATCAAAGGAGAACATCCTGGCCTATCCATTGGTGATGTTGCAAAGAAACTGGGAGAGATGTGGAATAACACCGCTGCAGATGACAAGCAGCCTTATGAGAAGAAGGCTGCGAAgctgaaggaaaaatatgaaaaggataTTGCTGCATACCGAGCTAAAGGAAAGCCTGACGCGGCAAAAAAGGGAGTCGTCAAGGctgaaaaaagcaagaaaaagaaggaagaggaggaggacgaggaagatgaagaggatgaggaagaggaggaagatgaagaagatgaagaagaagaagaagatgatgatgacgAATAA